A window of Clostridioides sp. ES-S-0010-02 genomic DNA:
TTACATTTATATAATAGTACCATTATCTTCTATTTGCAAGAATAATTTATTTTATAACAAACTTTTAATTTTCATTTTTTCTGTAGTTTTTACTTATAAATCTCATATGCTCTTTCGCTTTTTCATGTGCAAGTTCAGTATTGTTTTCTATAACTGCCTTATATATAGCTTCATGTTGCTTAAGCAAGATAGTTTCATTTAAAGGTTCTGCAATTATCTTCTCTCTTGCATCCTCTATAAATCCATCAAACAATTTTGAGGCTGTTATAAAAAGACTTTGAATTAAATAATTTTTACTTATTGTAGCCAATTTGCTGTGAAATTTTTGATCTAATAAAACCAAAATTTGATTATTATCTTTTTTATTGGTTTCTATTCTCATTTCATCTATTATACTTTTTAATTCTATAGATTCAGAAGAAGTTATTCTCTTTGAAGCAAGTTTTGCAATCTCAATTTCTAAAATTATTCTAAGCTCTAGTATGTCTTCAAGTGTACCATTATTCAGTTTAAAAATCATAGATAAAGGTTCTATTAAAGTTTTTTCTATATTTGTGCATATAAAATTACCCTCACCTTGTCTACTTTCTATCACACCCATAGTTTCTAAAACCCTGATAGCTTCTCTAATAGAGGTTCTACTTACATTCATTTGTTCAGATAATTCTCTTTCAGATAGTAGTTTATCACCCTTTTTTAACT
This region includes:
- a CDS encoding FadR family transcriptional regulator, coding for MFNSIASKKVYEQVIEQIQYKILNGELKKGDKLLSERELSEQMNVSRTSIREAIRVLETMGVIESRQGEGNFICTNIEKTLIEPLSMIFKLNNGTLEDILELRIILEIEIAKLASKRITSSESIELKSIIDEMRIETNKKDNNQILVLLDQKFHSKLATISKNYLIQSLFITASKLFDGFIEDAREKIIAEPLNETILLKQHEAIYKAVIENNTELAHEKAKEHMRFISKNYRKNEN